The proteins below are encoded in one region of Stieleria sp. JC731:
- a CDS encoding sulfatase → MQRSHLIAFALVSLWANVAGTFRNATAAGRPNIILLYTDDQCFRSLGATGTPDVHTPNMDALATEGILFRRHYNSTSICMGSRASVMTGMYEYKTGCNFGHGPMRSETFQSSYPVLLRTAGYRTGFGGKFGFAVSDRANASEGSYNSLPVDQFDSWAGGTGQTNYQTAKNKYLAKYADRYPHSTRAYGAYADDFIAESQSDERPFCLTLFFKAPHRPFTPDPFFDDIYKDATFTLPGNYGREAGKHLAMQARLGRQSLTFFRDMGFDPARYQSTMRDYHQLIHGVDYAIGMIRQALQKHGAAENTIIILTSDNGFFCGSHGMGGKVLPYEEGSKVPLIIYDPRQSTNKPSNSGTTCDQLTATVDIAPTILELAGQPIPDQIDGVSLVPTFTTPVVQEPSLPQRDSVPLFQMWGAPTTFSMSVVTQTHKYIYWCCGEKMQPSEELFNLADDPMELVNVIDDPQEQQTLQTLRHRYQSQLAHLKSNAVAYNDYQVFGTLLDAAVPWESKSSLVNQKMWQQYESLAKQLGISPAQYFDFEKVLEASAKFSTR, encoded by the coding sequence ATGCAACGATCTCACCTAATTGCCTTCGCCCTCGTTTCACTGTGGGCCAACGTTGCGGGCACATTTCGAAACGCGACTGCTGCGGGTCGGCCCAACATCATCCTGCTTTACACCGACGACCAATGCTTTCGGTCGCTGGGAGCGACGGGCACACCGGACGTGCATACGCCGAACATGGATGCGCTCGCTACCGAAGGCATTCTATTTCGTAGGCACTACAACTCGACATCGATCTGCATGGGCAGCCGAGCATCGGTGATGACGGGAATGTACGAATACAAAACCGGATGCAATTTTGGTCATGGACCAATGCGTTCTGAGACATTCCAGTCCTCCTATCCGGTGCTGCTTCGAACGGCAGGCTATCGAACCGGATTCGGTGGCAAATTCGGATTCGCAGTCAGTGACCGAGCCAATGCCTCCGAAGGTTCTTACAACTCATTGCCGGTCGATCAGTTTGATTCCTGGGCGGGCGGAACTGGCCAGACCAATTACCAAACGGCGAAGAACAAGTATTTGGCTAAGTACGCCGATCGCTATCCCCATTCGACTCGTGCCTACGGTGCTTACGCGGACGACTTCATCGCAGAAAGCCAATCCGATGAACGACCGTTTTGCTTAACACTGTTCTTCAAAGCTCCACACCGTCCATTCACTCCAGACCCATTTTTTGACGACATCTACAAAGATGCCACGTTCACGTTGCCGGGCAATTATGGACGTGAGGCCGGCAAACACCTCGCAATGCAAGCGAGACTGGGTCGTCAATCACTGACGTTCTTTCGAGACATGGGCTTCGATCCTGCTCGATACCAATCGACGATGCGAGACTACCATCAGCTTATTCATGGGGTTGACTATGCGATCGGTATGATTCGCCAAGCACTTCAAAAACACGGCGCTGCCGAGAACACAATCATCATCTTGACCAGCGACAACGGCTTCTTTTGTGGGTCGCACGGCATGGGCGGCAAAGTGCTTCCCTACGAAGAAGGTTCCAAAGTTCCCTTGATCATTTATGACCCTCGCCAATCAACCAATAAGCCTTCAAATAGTGGAACCACATGTGATCAACTGACCGCGACCGTCGATATCGCACCGACAATTCTCGAACTGGCGGGACAACCGATCCCTGATCAAATCGACGGAGTCAGCCTGGTTCCAACTTTCACCACACCGGTCGTTCAAGAACCTAGCCTTCCTCAACGAGACAGCGTTCCACTGTTTCAAATGTGGGGAGCGCCAACAACGTTCTCGATGTCTGTCGTGACGCAAACTCACAAATACATCTATTGGTGCTGTGGTGAGAAGATGCAGCCGAGTGAAGAATTATTCAACTTGGCCGACGACCCGATGGAACTGGTCAACGTGATTGATGATCCCCAAGAACAGCAAACGCTACAGACACTGCGTCATCGGTACCAATCCCAATTGGCACATCTCAAATCGAATGCGGTGGCCTACAACGACTATCAAGTTTTCGGGACGCTTCTGGACGCAGCCGTGCCATGGGAATCGAAAAGCAGTTTGGTCAACCAAAAAATGTGGCAACAGTACGAAAGCTTGGCAAAGCAACTGGGCATTTCCCCGGCCCAGTACTTTGATTTCGAAAAGGTGCTCGAAGCATCTGCCAAATTTTCGACGCGGTGA
- the asd gene encoding archaetidylserine decarboxylase (Phosphatidylserine decarboxylase is synthesized as a single chain precursor. Generation of the pyruvoyl active site from a Ser is coupled to cleavage of a Gly-Ser bond between the larger (beta) and smaller (alpha chains). It is an integral membrane protein.), producing the protein MEDIVYFDRYSKQFCTELVYGDQALRWTYGTLTGRLALATVVRRAFFSKWYGWRMDQPNTKERIAPFIKKYGLDASEFQKSPEQFHHFNDFFVRQLRPEARPIDTAPDGIVFPADGRHLCVPDLSQASGLFVKGQMFDLASLLDDETLSQRYQQGSLLLSRLCPTDYHRFHFPCDGTVGATQLINGPLYSVNPIALRKNIQILATNKRTVTELKTKAFGTVLLLEIGATCVGSIRQTYQANSDVSKGDEKGYFRFGGSSTITIFEPGRIRFDDDLVEQSANQCELYAKMGDHAGTLT; encoded by the coding sequence ATGGAAGACATTGTTTATTTTGATCGCTATTCCAAGCAATTCTGCACGGAGTTGGTGTATGGCGATCAGGCGTTGCGTTGGACCTATGGAACCCTCACCGGACGATTGGCTTTGGCGACAGTCGTTCGTCGTGCGTTCTTTTCGAAGTGGTACGGTTGGCGAATGGATCAGCCCAATACTAAAGAACGCATCGCGCCCTTCATCAAGAAATACGGCTTGGATGCCAGTGAGTTTCAGAAGTCACCGGAACAGTTCCACCACTTCAATGACTTCTTCGTCAGGCAACTGCGCCCCGAAGCTCGCCCTATTGATACGGCCCCCGACGGAATTGTCTTTCCAGCGGATGGACGACATCTCTGTGTTCCGGATCTGTCTCAAGCGAGTGGCTTGTTTGTCAAAGGCCAAATGTTTGACTTGGCGTCGTTACTGGATGATGAAACCCTGTCGCAAAGGTATCAGCAAGGCAGTTTGTTGCTCTCTCGTTTATGCCCGACGGATTATCACCGTTTCCATTTTCCTTGCGACGGAACTGTGGGGGCGACTCAATTGATCAATGGCCCGCTGTATTCAGTCAATCCGATCGCATTGCGAAAGAATATTCAGATCCTTGCGACGAACAAACGAACTGTTACAGAGCTGAAAACAAAAGCGTTCGGAACGGTTTTATTGTTGGAGATCGGCGCGACATGTGTTGGCAGTATCCGCCAAACTTATCAAGCCAACAGCGATGTCAGTAAAGGTGACGAGAAAGGATACTTTCGCTTTGGTGGGTCTTCGACGATCACCATCTTTGAACCTGGGCGAATTCGGTTTGACGATGACTTGGTTGAGCAGTCCGCGAACCAGTGCGAACTTTACGCAAAGATGGGCGACCATGCGGGCACTCTTACATAG
- a CDS encoding AGE family epimerase/isomerase → MNFDGDKRNALITAYRVGLFENTLPFWISHAVDEEHGGFMMSLDRDGTVIDTDKSVWQQGRFTWLLGKLYNTVHQHERWLQLAIHGANFLERHCFDPDDGRMWFHVTRDGRPIRKRRYAFSESFAAIAFGELAKATGEQRYAEKAVSCFERFMRHHIRPRKVEPKFAATRPTKSLSFPMISIVSARELKDSIGYGDADVWIERGIDEISTHFLKAEVRCVMETVGKNGDIIDHFDGRLLNPGHAIEAAWFIMREGDLRKDQRLVETGCRMLDWMWQRGWDKSYGGILYHVDVNGLPVQEYWHDMKFWWPQCEAIIATLMAYQLTGDPKYATWHQQAHDWFHEHFADPESGEYFGYLHRDGRLSSRMKGNMWKGPFHIPRMQLMCWQMLQSEGASS, encoded by the coding sequence ATGAATTTCGATGGCGATAAACGCAACGCGTTGATCACCGCGTACCGAGTTGGGCTTTTCGAAAATACGCTACCGTTCTGGATCTCGCATGCTGTCGATGAAGAGCATGGCGGATTCATGATGTCTCTCGATCGTGATGGAACGGTAATCGACACGGACAAGTCCGTCTGGCAACAGGGGCGGTTCACCTGGTTGCTTGGCAAGCTTTACAACACCGTTCATCAGCATGAGCGATGGCTGCAGTTGGCGATCCATGGTGCCAACTTTCTTGAGCGACATTGCTTCGACCCGGACGACGGTCGGATGTGGTTTCACGTTACACGAGATGGAAGGCCGATACGAAAGCGACGCTATGCATTTTCGGAGAGCTTTGCCGCGATCGCATTCGGCGAATTGGCGAAAGCGACTGGCGAGCAACGCTATGCCGAAAAGGCAGTGTCGTGTTTCGAGCGTTTCATGCGGCATCACATTCGGCCACGGAAAGTCGAGCCAAAGTTTGCGGCAACGCGACCTACCAAAAGTCTCTCTTTCCCGATGATCTCAATCGTCTCTGCAAGGGAGCTAAAAGACTCGATCGGCTATGGTGATGCAGACGTCTGGATCGAACGCGGTATCGACGAAATCTCAACTCATTTTCTAAAGGCGGAAGTCCGCTGCGTGATGGAGACCGTCGGAAAGAATGGTGACATCATTGATCACTTCGACGGTCGACTTTTAAACCCGGGGCATGCGATCGAAGCTGCCTGGTTCATTATGCGAGAAGGCGATCTAAGAAAGGACCAACGACTGGTCGAAACAGGTTGCCGGATGTTGGACTGGATGTGGCAACGCGGTTGGGACAAATCCTACGGAGGGATTCTGTACCACGTTGACGTCAACGGATTACCGGTGCAAGAGTACTGGCATGACATGAAATTTTGGTGGCCACAATGCGAAGCGATCATCGCGACATTGATGGCTTATCAATTAACGGGCGATCCAAAGTACGCGACGTGGCATCAGCAAGCTCATGATTGGTTTCACGAGCACTTTGCGGATCCCGAATCCGGTGAGTACTTTGGCTATCTGCACCGCGATGGTCGACTGAGCTCAAGAATGAAAGGGAATATGTGGAAAGGTCCATTCCATATTCCTCGAATGCAACTGATGTGTTGGCAGATGTTGCAATCCGAGGGTGCGTCTAGCTGA
- the can gene encoding carbonate dehydratase, with protein sequence MRLLPQLIENNRKWVDNVNESDPDFFEKLAQGQSPELLWIGCADSRVPANQILGLRPGDVFVHRNIANVVVHSDFNCQSVIEFAVSVLKIKHIIVCGHYSCGGVKAASQNHHVGLIDNWLRHIRDVRQKHDAVLQGIDDENAKIDRLCELNVVEQAYNVCHSTVVQEAWERGQDLAVHGWIYDIGDGLIKDLNVTISEPNEIAHAYRVAVNQDIA encoded by the coding sequence ATGCGACTTTTGCCACAACTGATCGAGAACAATCGTAAGTGGGTCGATAATGTTAACGAAAGCGACCCTGACTTTTTCGAAAAGCTCGCCCAAGGCCAGAGCCCTGAATTGCTATGGATCGGATGCGCCGATAGCCGAGTCCCCGCCAACCAAATTCTAGGCCTGCGTCCGGGTGATGTTTTCGTCCACCGCAACATCGCGAACGTCGTTGTTCATAGCGACTTCAATTGCCAAAGCGTGATTGAATTTGCCGTCAGCGTGTTGAAGATCAAACACATCATCGTTTGCGGACACTACAGCTGCGGCGGCGTCAAAGCAGCCAGTCAAAACCACCATGTCGGTTTGATTGACAACTGGTTGCGTCACATCCGCGACGTACGCCAAAAGCATGATGCTGTACTTCAAGGGATCGACGACGAAAACGCCAAGATCGACCGCTTATGCGAACTGAACGTCGTTGAACAAGCTTACAACGTCTGCCATTCGACAGTGGTCCAAGAGGCTTGGGAACGGGGTCAGGATCTTGCCGTTCACGGTTGGATTTACGACATCGGCGACGGACTGATCAAAGACTTGAACGTCACGATTTCAGAACCAAACGAGATCGCCCACGCTTATCGAGTTGCGGTCAACCAAGATATCGCTTAG
- a CDS encoding redoxin domain-containing protein yields MTFRILLVAALAILPIVKSSAVEDNAVEGEVVDDASKQIAPGHNLLADQSVEPVGQSLRGLAFRTVDGDAVYLNEVVAKGPAVFVFSSTVCPLAKRYSTRLSRIQDEFANSGVQLFVVFANSDETDAAIKEYAQRAKYSFPCIRDINGYLADRFGATMTPQVFVVDRQCRLRYRGAIDDNRYEDRVSKNYLRDALQQLVPGDAITLASTPSMGCSIHVDKTTEDDIVTYSGQIARIIQDRCQSCHRDGQIAPFALRTYEDAVRWKTEIAAYTKSRVMPPWKASQSVGHFSNDISLSDDEIDLISRWVEQGSPMGEASEIPPTPKYNDKWEIGQPDLVLEMPEPYTIGPEGEDDYRHFIIPYEADKDRFVQAIDVQPGNRNTVHHVIVYVDTSGRARELDAEDPGPGYTRFGDVGFDAASMLGGWAPGMQPIQTPEGTGRWLPKKCDIVVQVHYYRTGFEEQDQTQFGLYFSKAEQPVPTQMQLAINHRFVIPPGEKRHQVNAQCRIHRDSYLFGITPHMHLLGETMSVNATLPSGEDLPLIRIDDWDFNWQTMYRYNRLQKLPAGTIVSVEATFDNSDSNPNNPNHPPRPVGWGEKTTDEMCIAFLSLVPQSDYDPDSYKLGNTEVGPAEESVPKTAETEAR; encoded by the coding sequence ATGACCTTCCGCATACTATTGGTTGCCGCCCTAGCGATTCTTCCGATCGTCAAAAGCAGTGCAGTTGAAGACAATGCGGTTGAGGGCGAAGTTGTTGATGACGCATCCAAGCAAATCGCGCCCGGCCACAACTTGTTAGCAGACCAGTCGGTTGAGCCCGTCGGGCAGTCACTGCGTGGATTGGCGTTTCGAACGGTTGATGGAGACGCAGTGTATTTAAACGAAGTAGTCGCAAAAGGACCGGCCGTCTTCGTTTTCTCGTCGACTGTTTGTCCACTTGCGAAACGCTACAGCACACGGCTGTCCAGAATACAAGACGAATTCGCCAACTCGGGCGTGCAACTGTTTGTCGTCTTTGCCAATAGCGATGAAACCGATGCGGCAATCAAAGAATACGCACAACGTGCGAAGTACTCGTTCCCATGCATCCGTGATATCAACGGCTACTTGGCAGACCGATTCGGCGCCACGATGACGCCGCAGGTATTCGTCGTTGATCGCCAATGCAGGCTGCGTTATCGAGGCGCGATTGATGACAATCGCTACGAGGATCGGGTTTCCAAGAATTACTTGCGGGATGCTTTGCAGCAACTCGTCCCGGGCGACGCAATCACCTTGGCTTCGACACCATCGATGGGCTGTAGCATTCACGTCGACAAAACCACGGAGGACGATATCGTCACCTACTCCGGGCAGATCGCGAGGATCATCCAAGACCGTTGCCAGAGCTGCCACCGAGACGGTCAGATCGCACCGTTTGCACTTCGCACCTACGAAGACGCCGTTCGCTGGAAAACTGAAATCGCTGCCTACACTAAATCGCGAGTGATGCCCCCATGGAAGGCGTCGCAATCCGTCGGACACTTCAGCAACGACATCAGCCTTAGCGATGACGAAATCGATCTAATCTCGCGGTGGGTTGAACAGGGATCACCAATGGGTGAAGCCAGCGAGATCCCTCCCACCCCCAAATACAATGACAAATGGGAGATCGGGCAACCGGATCTAGTTTTAGAAATGCCGGAGCCCTACACCATCGGTCCCGAAGGCGAAGACGATTACCGGCACTTCATCATTCCATACGAAGCAGACAAAGACCGCTTTGTTCAAGCCATCGATGTCCAACCGGGCAACCGCAACACGGTCCATCACGTCATCGTCTACGTTGATACGAGTGGTCGTGCTCGTGAACTGGATGCGGAAGATCCAGGCCCAGGTTACACACGGTTCGGCGACGTCGGTTTTGATGCCGCTTCCATGCTGGGCGGCTGGGCACCAGGAATGCAACCGATCCAAACGCCCGAAGGGACTGGTCGTTGGTTACCCAAGAAATGCGATATCGTCGTCCAGGTTCATTACTACCGAACCGGATTTGAAGAACAGGATCAAACTCAGTTTGGGCTTTACTTTTCGAAAGCCGAACAGCCAGTTCCGACGCAGATGCAACTGGCGATCAATCACCGATTTGTCATTCCGCCCGGAGAGAAACGACACCAAGTCAACGCGCAATGCCGTATCCATCGCGATTCGTACCTTTTCGGTATCACGCCACATATGCACCTGCTCGGCGAAACCATGTCGGTCAACGCAACGCTTCCAAGCGGCGAAGACTTACCCTTGATCCGCATTGATGACTGGGACTTCAACTGGCAAACGATGTATCGATACAACAGGCTTCAAAAACTGCCCGCTGGAACAATCGTCAGCGTCGAAGCGACATTCGACAATTCAGATTCAAACCCCAACAACCCGAACCACCCGCCGCGACCGGTAGGCTGGGGTGAGAAAACAACCGATGAGATGTGCATTGCTTTTCTAAGCCTAGTGCCCCAATCGGATTACGACCCGGATAGCTACAAGCTGGGAAATACCGAAGTTGGCCCGGCTGAGGAATCAGTCCCAAAGACAGCCGAAACAGAAGCTCGCTGA
- a CDS encoding exodeoxyribonuclease III has protein sequence MKLVSWNVNGIRAAMDKGLRSYVETEQPDVLCFQETKASAEQVQTDWAAALGYHQYWNSAEKKGYSGTAIWSKIEPSKINHGIGIVDHDSEGRVLTATFDDFHLVNVYTPNAQRGLARLDYRQIWDAAFLEYVKKLNRRKPVIFCGDVNCAHKEIDLANPKANRKNAGFTEEERAGLDNVCSAGFIDSFRHFDPSPEKYTWWTYRMNARARNIGWRLDYFWVAKRFIDRIESAGIRDDIMGSDHCPVELTVTSSST, from the coding sequence ATGAAACTTGTCTCCTGGAACGTCAACGGTATTCGCGCTGCCATGGACAAGGGGTTGCGATCCTATGTGGAAACCGAACAACCCGACGTCTTGTGCTTCCAGGAAACCAAAGCCTCCGCAGAACAAGTTCAAACAGACTGGGCTGCCGCACTTGGATACCATCAGTACTGGAATTCAGCCGAAAAGAAAGGCTATAGCGGGACTGCCATTTGGTCCAAGATCGAACCATCAAAAATCAATCATGGCATTGGCATCGTCGACCACGATTCCGAAGGCCGCGTGCTGACGGCGACATTTGACGATTTTCATCTCGTCAATGTCTACACGCCAAACGCACAACGCGGACTAGCACGCCTGGACTACCGTCAGATCTGGGACGCGGCTTTCTTGGAGTACGTCAAAAAACTAAACCGCCGCAAGCCGGTGATCTTTTGTGGCGATGTCAATTGTGCTCACAAAGAAATCGACCTCGCCAACCCCAAAGCCAATCGCAAGAACGCTGGCTTTACCGAAGAAGAACGTGCTGGCCTCGATAACGTCTGCAGTGCCGGATTCATCGATTCATTCCGCCACTTCGACCCGTCCCCAGAAAAGTACACTTGGTGGACCTACCGGATGAACGCCAGGGCAAGGAACATTGGCTGGCGTTTGGATTACTTTTGGGTCGCCAAACGTTTCATCGATCGAATCGAATCGGCGGGCATTCGCGACGACATCATGGGTTCGGATCATTGCCCGGTCGAATTGACCGTGACGAGTTCCTCGACCTAG
- a CDS encoding GxxExxY protein: MSEDSLTREIIGAAIEVHKNLGPGLLESAYRACLAYELRNRQFDVEEEYPVPLIYGDVKMACGYRADLLVDHRRIVEIKAKSAIHPVDKAQTLSHLRLLDLRFGLLINFHVPRLVDGINRIVNGYGPERFPRPK; encoded by the coding sequence ATGTCTGAAGACTCATTAACGCGTGAGATCATTGGGGCTGCCATCGAAGTTCACAAGAACTTGGGACCGGGACTGCTTGAGTCTGCCTATCGAGCATGCCTCGCCTATGAACTACGCAATCGTCAATTCGACGTTGAAGAAGAGTATCCGGTACCACTAATTTACGGCGACGTGAAGATGGCTTGTGGCTACCGGGCCGATTTGTTGGTCGATCACCGACGAATCGTCGAGATTAAAGCCAAATCTGCGATTCATCCGGTCGACAAAGCCCAGACTCTTTCACATCTTAGACTGCTTGATCTTCGCTTCGGCCTACTGATCAACTTCCATGTGCCTCGGCTGGTTGACGGAATAAATCGAATCGTCAACGGTTACGGGCCTGAACGATTTCCGCGACCGAAATAG
- a CDS encoding ABC transporter ATP-binding protein has product MAPLINLRQVTVRREQTVILNHVSTKIERGQHTAILGPNGSGKSSLLKLLTRDFYPSIDDQGFQGDVEILGQRSWQVHELRRSMGIVSPMLDSEFSHGRTGRMTVTEAVISGFTATRLKEFGPEVTDEIREAAKSAIESVGMTGFKDKPVERLSTGERRRTMIARAIVHRPPIFVLDEPTGGLDMTAKATFLDVIETLSGQQEITLVLVTHHLDEIPPKMDHVVLLDQGTITYDGAKQSALTSQRISSLFKLPVQITQNHQGWYDARKSDRD; this is encoded by the coding sequence GTGGCCCCATTGATCAATCTTCGCCAAGTAACGGTTCGTCGCGAGCAGACCGTGATTTTGAATCACGTTTCGACCAAGATCGAACGTGGACAGCACACAGCCATCCTTGGACCAAACGGATCAGGCAAATCATCATTGCTAAAACTGTTGACGCGTGATTTCTATCCGTCGATCGATGACCAAGGTTTTCAGGGCGATGTAGAAATCCTCGGCCAACGATCGTGGCAAGTGCACGAATTGCGACGGTCCATGGGAATCGTTTCTCCCATGCTGGATTCAGAGTTTTCGCATGGGCGAACAGGCCGAATGACGGTCACCGAAGCGGTGATCAGTGGGTTCACGGCGACACGCTTGAAAGAGTTTGGGCCAGAGGTCACCGATGAAATCAGAGAGGCAGCCAAATCAGCTATCGAATCCGTTGGCATGACCGGATTCAAAGACAAGCCGGTCGAACGTCTTTCGACCGGCGAACGTCGGCGCACGATGATCGCCAGAGCCATCGTTCATCGGCCACCGATCTTTGTGCTCGATGAACCGACAGGTGGCCTGGACATGACCGCCAAGGCAACATTCTTGGATGTCATCGAAACCTTGAGTGGTCAACAGGAAATCACCCTGGTCTTGGTGACACATCACTTGGATGAAATCCCACCCAAGATGGACCACGTCGTGCTACTCGATCAAGGCACGATCACCTATGACGGCGCAAAACAATCAGCTCTAACAAGCCAAAGAATCTCAAGCCTATTCAAGCTCCCCGTTCAGATAACACAAAACCACCAAGGCTGGTACGACGCACGCAAATCGGACCGGGACTGA